A stretch of Megalobrama amblycephala isolate DHTTF-2021 linkage group LG14, ASM1881202v1, whole genome shotgun sequence DNA encodes these proteins:
- the LOC125246063 gene encoding gastrula zinc finger protein XlCGF57.1-like, with translation MAFIKEESEDIKIEETFSVKQEDTEEQTELMLLKGESQELNEIKKKHLNEKHHDFISGKKYFKCSQTGQTSLKRAQKTSTRSYFTCQQCGKSFNRIGNLQVHMRIHTGECPFTCQQCGKSFNEKGSLNVHMRIHTGERPYTCQQCGKSFNRKGNLKTHIRVHTGEKPYTCPQCGKSFTLKKGLNSHMRNHTGESPYICKMCGKSFSQKANIKTHMRIHTGEKPYICVQCGKSFTRKGTLDSHMRSHTGESPYTCKLCGKNFTQKESLKSHMRIHTGEKPFTCGQCGKCFRCKENLTRHMRIHSRENHFKCHQCERSFTDSNHLKNHILTHTGEKPFMCHHCGKSCTNKANLDIHIRVHTGEKPFTCPQCGKSFTLKGNLKTHIRVHTGEKPFTCLRCEESFTYQKDLKRHLQTHSEKEIAKFRV, from the exons atggcgtttattaaagaggagagtgaagacataAAGATcgaagaaacattcagtgtgaaacaagaagatactgaggaacaaacag AGTTGATGTTGCTGAAAGGGGAGAGTCAAGAACTGaatgaaattaaaaagaaaCATCTGAATGAAAAACATCATGATTTCAtaagtggaaaaaaatattttaaatgctcACAGACTGGACAGACCTCActaaaaagagctcaaaagacatCAACTAGAAGttatttcacctgccaacagtgtggaaaaagttttaaTCGAATAGGAAACCTtcaagtccacatgagaattcacactggagaatgccctttcacctgccaacagtgtggaaaaagttttaatgaaaaaggaagccttaatgtccacatgagaattcacactggagagaggccttacacctgccaacagtgtggaaaaagtttcaatcGAAAAGGAAATCTAAAGACTCACATAAGagttcacaccggagagaagccttacacatgccctcagtgtggaaagagttttacactGAAGAAAGGCCTTAATTCCCACATGAGaaatcacactggagagagcccTTACATCTGTAAAatgtgtgggaagagcttctcacaaaaagcaaatattaagacacacatgagaattcacactggagagaagccatatATATGtgttcagtgtggaaagagtttcacacgtaAAGGAACCCTTGATTCCCACATGAGAAGTCACACCGGAGAGAGCCCTTACACCTGCAAACTATGTGGGAAGAACTTCACACAAAAAGAAAGTCTTAAGagtcacatgagaattcacaccggagagaagcctttcacatgTGGTCAGTGTGGAAAATGTTTCAGATGTAAAGAAAACCTTACTCgccacatgaggattcactcAAGAGAGAACCATTTTAAATGTCATCAGTGTGAAAGAAGTTTCACAGACAGTAATCATCTTAAGAATCATATATtaactcacactggagagaagcctttcatgtgccatcactgtggaaagagttgcacaaacaaagcaaaCCTTGATATTCACATAAGAGTTCACACTGGTGAGAAGCCTTTCACATGCcctcagtgtgggaagagtttcacacttAAAGGAAATCTTAAGACTCACataagagttcacactggagagaagcctttcacatgTCTTCGCTGTGAAGAGAGTTTTACATATCAGAAAGACCTGAAACGTCATTTGCAAACTCATTCTGAAAAAGAAATAGCAAAGTTTAGAGTGTGA
- the LOC125246186 gene encoding gastrula zinc finger protein XlCGF26.1-like, translating to MAVIKEEIEEIKIEEVFSVKQEDTEEQTDLMPLKEESGVLNEIEEKGQYEKHHGFISGEKSFSCSQTVKNSSQNRAKKMETKSYFSCFQCGKSFSQHGDLKVHMGIHNGVSPFTCQQCGQSFTERGSLKRHMRIHTGEKPYTCHLCGRSFTQKGSLNRHMKIHSEEKPYTCKLCGNSFKTELNLSCHMKIHTGERPFTCDQCGKSFRCKTTLNGHMRIHTREDCFICQQCGKSFPDKQCLNRHVKRIHTEEKPFKCDQCERSFQFNKCLKTHMRIHTGEKPFKCSQCGESFTYKVTLDSHMRIHTGESPHTCKLCKKTFSHNGNLKTHMRIHAGEKPFICVQCGKCFTRKISLDYHMKIHSRVNCFVCNQCGRSFPNSKNLRMHVFTHVGKNPLMCHHCGKNFTHKGNLKAHMRVHTGEKPFTCPHCGNSFRHNVSLQTHMRIHTGEKPFMCHHCGKSFRHNISLKTHMRFHIEERLYRCLQCKINFTHQRFLKRHLQTHANVRPYLCSMCGKSFKWLGHLKWHQKTRTCVKPGTHQADSWPSDNFCASAD from the exons ATGGCGGTTATTAAAGAGGAAATTGAAGAAATTAAGATTGAAGAAGTTTTCAGCGTGAAACAAGAAGATAccgaggaacaaacag ACCTGATGCCGCTAAAAGAGGAGAGTGGAGTATTGAATGAAATTGAAGAGAAAGGACAATATGAAAAACATCATGGTTTCATAAGTGGAGAAAAATCCTTTAGTTGCTCACAGACTGTAAAGAATTCCTCACAAAATAGAGCTAAGAAGATGGAAACTAAAAGTTATTTCTCCTGCtttcaatgtgggaagagtttcagtcaacATGGTGACCTTAAGGTCCACATGGGAATTCACAATGGAGTGAgccctttcacctgccaacagtgtggacaaAGTTTCACTGAAAGAGGAAGTCTTAAAaggcacatgagaattcacactggagagaagccttacacttGCCATCTGTGTGGAAGAAGTTTCACTCAAAAGGGATCCCTTAACAGGCACATGAAAATTCACTCTgaagagaagccttacacctgcaaaCTGTGTGGAAACAGCTTTAAAACAGAACTAAACCTTAgttgtcacatgaaaattcatactggagagaggccattcacatgtgatcagtgtggaaagagtttcagatgtAAAACAACCCTTAATggccacatgagaattcacacaaGAGAGGACTGTTTTATATGTcagcagtgtggaaagagtttcccaGATAAGCAATGCCTTAACAGGCACGTAAAAAGAATTCACACTGAAGAGAAGCCTTTCAAATGTGACCAGTGTGAAAGAAGTTTCCAGTTCAACAAATGCCTTAAgactcacatgagaattcacactggagagaagcctttcaaaTGCTCTCAGTGCGGAGAGAGTTTCACATATAAAGTGACCCTTGAttcccacatgagaattcacactggagagagcccTCACACATGCAAACTGTGTAAAAAGACCTTTTCACACAATGGAAACCTAAAGACTCACATGAGAATCCAtgctggagagaagccattcataTGTGTTCAGTGTGGAAAATGTTTCACACGTAAAATATCCCTCGATTACCACATGAAGATTCACTCAAGAGTGAACTGTTTTGTGTGTAATCAGTGTGGAAGGAGTTTCCCAAACAGTAAAAACCTTAGGATGCATGTATTCACCCATGTTGGCAAAAACCCTCTCATGTGCCATCACTGTGGAAAGAATTTCACACATAAAGGAAATCTTAAGgctcacatgagagttcacactggagaaaagccttttaCATGTCCTCACTGTGGAAACAGTTTTAGACATAATGTAAGCCTCCAAactcacatgagaattcacactggagagaagcctttcatgtgccatcactgtggaaagagtttccgACATAACATAAGCCTCAAAACTCACATGAGATTTCACATCGAAGAGAGGCTTTACAGATGTCTTCAGTGTAAAATAAATTTCACACATCAGAGATTCTTGAAACGCCATTTGCAAACTCATGCGAATGTAAGACCATATTTGTGTTCcatgtgtggaaagagttttaaatGGCTTGGCCATTTAAAATGGCACCAGAAAACACGCACCTGTGTAAAgcctggaacacaccaagccgacagtTGGCCGTCGGACAATTTTTGTGCGTCAGCCGACTAA